A genomic region of Diceros bicornis minor isolate mBicDic1 chromosome 39, mDicBic1.mat.cur, whole genome shotgun sequence contains the following coding sequences:
- the MRPL18 gene encoding large ribosomal subunit protein uL18m isoform X1, giving the protein MALRSRFWELLPVCRNPGCGVAAISTRSTPALKPEGDPLDNEAVAPQFTNRNPRNLELLAVARKERGWGTVWPSREFWHRLRVIRTQHHIEALVEHRSGQVVVSASTREWAIKKHLYRTKNVVACESIGRVLAERCLEAGINFMIYQPTPWEAASDSMKRLQSAMTEGGVVLQEPRRIYE; this is encoded by the exons ATGGCGCTTCGGTCGCGGTTCTGGGAGTTGTTGCCGGTTTGCAGGAACCCCG GGTGTGGGGTCGCGGCGATCTCCACCAGATCCACGCCGGCCCTGAAGCCTGAGGGGGACCCTCTGGACAATGAAGCGGTTGCCCCGCAGTTCACCAACCGGAACCCCCGGAATCTGGAGCTCTTGGCTGTAGCCAGGAAAGAGCGGGGCTGGGGGACAGTGTGGCCCTCCCGCGAGTTCTGGCACAG GTTGCGAGTCATAAGGACTCAGCATCACATAGAGGCCCTTGTCGAGCATCGCAGTGGCCAGGTCGTGGTTTCAGCATCCACGCGTGAATGGGCTATTAAAAAGCACCTTTATCGTACCAAAAATGTGGTGGCCTGTGAGAGTATAGGAAGAGTGCTGGCGGAGCGATGCTTAGAGGCAGGAATCAACTTCATGATCTACCAACCAACTCCTTGGGAGGCAGCCTCAGACTcg ATGAAGCGACTGCAGAGTGCTATGACAGAAGGTGGGGTGGTGCTGCAGGAGCCTCGGAGAATCTATGAGTGA
- the MRPL18 gene encoding large ribosomal subunit protein uL18m isoform X2 translates to MALRSRFWELLPVCRNPGCGVAAISTRSTPALKPEGDPLDNEAVAPQFTNRNPRNLELLAVARKERGWGTVWPSREFWHRLRVIRTQHHIEALVEHRSGQVVVSASTHEATAECYDRRWGGAAGASENL, encoded by the exons ATGGCGCTTCGGTCGCGGTTCTGGGAGTTGTTGCCGGTTTGCAGGAACCCCG GGTGTGGGGTCGCGGCGATCTCCACCAGATCCACGCCGGCCCTGAAGCCTGAGGGGGACCCTCTGGACAATGAAGCGGTTGCCCCGCAGTTCACCAACCGGAACCCCCGGAATCTGGAGCTCTTGGCTGTAGCCAGGAAAGAGCGGGGCTGGGGGACAGTGTGGCCCTCCCGCGAGTTCTGGCACAG GTTGCGAGTCATAAGGACTCAGCATCACATAGAGGCCCTTGTCGAGCATCGCAGTGGCCAGGTCGTGGTTTCAGCATCCACGC ATGAAGCGACTGCAGAGTGCTATGACAGAAGGTGGGGTGGTGCTGCAGGAGCCTCGGAGAATCTATGA